DNA from Amorphoplanes friuliensis DSM 7358:
TCTGGGCCGACCGTCGCGGCGTGCATGATTCACTCTCCACCCCCGGCGAGCTGGCGCAATGGTTGAGCGCGACCGGCCTGACCGCGGGGGAGTCGTCAGCGACGGCGGCCCACCTGGAGGCAGCCGTCACCCTGCGAGATGCCCTGCGGCGGCTGGCTGCCCTGAAAACGGAGGACACGCGGCCGGCTGCGGCGTCCGCGATGCAGGACGTCGAGACCGCCGTCGCCGCGGTCAACAACGCGGCAGCCCTCATTCCCGTCCAGCCCGCGCTGGGGTTGTCCGGCGGGAAGTTGCACCTGCGGCCGCGAGAAGCCCCCGCCGATGCCGGCGCCGCCCTGACCGTCGTGGCTGTCGAGGCCATCGACCTGCTCACCGGGCCGGACGGTGTCCTGAACGCCTGCCACGCTCCCGGCTGTGTCCTCTACTTCGTCAAGGACCATCCCCGGCGCGAGTGGTGCTCGACCGCCTGCGGCAACCGCGCCCGGGCCGCACGCCACTACGAGCGCCACCGCCCGGCTAGCGCCCGGTGACCTGCGGCAGCACTGATTCGTACGCCGCGAGCTCATCGGCGACGACGTCGGCCAGTTTGTCGTCGCGTCGGGTGTCGGACCACAGCGAGAAGCCCTCGTAATAGGCGCGAACCCCGAGGTCGGCGAGTACGCCGGCCAGCCGCCGGTCGCCGAGGCGGGTGGCGAGGGTCGTCTCGAGGGCGGCGGCGATGGCCGAACGTTTGAAGATGGCGCGTTCCTTCAGCTCGGGGCTGGCCGCGATCAGGCGATCGATCTGCCGGCCGATCTCCTGCTGTTCGGGCACGTGTGCCTCGCAGAGCGCGAGCAGTCCGGCGCGCAGAAGGTCGAGCGCGGTGGCGCCCTCGGGCGCTGACTCCACGCCTGCGATGGCCACGGCCACGAGAGCCGGCTGCCCTTGGAAGAGCACTTCGCGCTTGTCCGCGAAGTGCCGGAACAGCGTCGTCTTGGTCAGCCCGGCGCGTTCGGCGATCTGTGCGGCCGTCGTGGCGTCGTACCCCTGGTCCGCGAACAACTCGAGGGCGGCGTGCAGCAGCCTGCCACGCGTATCCGGCTCCCACCGACCCATGCCGCGAGCCTACCTGATGTGACTTGGTCACATCAGGGTGTACGGTGATGTGACCAAGTAACATCACTGCTCCTCGAACGGAGTTTCACCCATGCGCGTCTTCATCACCGGAGCCTCCGGTTGGATCGGTTCCGCCCTCACCCGGGAACTGCTGGCCGCCGGCCACGAAGTCACCGGGCTCGTCCGCTCGGACACGTCCGCCGACAAGGTCCGCGCCGCCGGCGGTACGCCGGTGCGAGGAGACATGCACGACCACGACCTGCTGGTGGCGGAGGCCACGAAGGCCGACGCGACGGCCCACCTGGCCTTCACCATCAACTTCGACGAGTTCGACGAGACCATCGCCAACGAGGTCAGCCTGATCGGCAGGATCGGCGACGCGATCGAGGGGACGGGCAAGGCCTTCTTCGCCGCCTCGGGCACCCCCACCAGCCTCGGGCAGATCGCCACCGAGCAGGACGCCCTGGATCCCGAGGGCCCGGCCGGCGCGCGCTCCCGGACCGCCGCGGCGGTGCTCGCGCTCTCCGACCGCGGCATCCGCTCCGGACTGGTCCGCATGCCACGCACGGTCCACGGTCAGGGTGACCGCAACGGTCTGATCGCCGCCCTCGTCGGTCTCGACCGTCAGCTCGGCACCGCCGCCTACGTCGGCGACGGCCGCAACCGGTGGCCGGCAGTCCACATCAGCGACGCCGGACGGCTGTTCCTGCTCGCGCTGGAGAAAGCACCCGCCGGTGCCGTGCTGCACGCCGTCGGCGAAGAAGGTGTGCCGATGCGCGAGGTCGCCGAGGTCATCGCCCGCAAGACCGGCCTCCCGGCCGCGCCCGTCGACCCGGCCCAGCTGGGCATCTTCGGCGCCCTGCTCGGTGGTGACCAGCCCGCCTCGAGTACGGCGACACAACAGCTGGTCGGCTGGAAACCGACCGGCCCGACCCTGCTCGACGACCTCGAAGCCGGCTACTACACCTCCTGATCGTCACCGCGGGACCCGGTCGAAGGACCACTGCCGCCAGGGCCGCTCAGGCGCCGACCGGTGGCCAGGAGAGCAGGGTCAGGTCGGCCACCAGTTGAAGCTCGTCGCGGGTGGTGCCGCCGGCGGCCTGGACGGCGATCCCGTTGCCGACGGTCATCAGGTACCGGGCGAGGAGGCCCGGGTCGGCGCCGGCCGGCAGGTCGCCGTCGTCGACGGCCCGCTGGAAGCGGTCGCGCAGATGGGCGGTGCCTGATTCGCGCCAGGCGGTGAGGATGTCACGGGCCTGGCGGCCGGACTCGCCGGTCGCCAGGGCGCCCTGCACGCCGAGGCAGCCGGCGGGGCAGTCCGCGCCGGTGGAGGCGCGGACCGCCCCGTGCAGGAAGGTGGTGGCCACCTCGCGGGCGGTCGGTTGCCGCAGCGCCTGCGCGAAGTAGGACGCCGGGCCCTCGGTGTACCGCGCCAGCGCCTGGCGGAACAGGCTCTCCTTGTTGCCGAAGGCCCTGTACATGCTGGTCCGGGTGATGCCCATCGCGTCGGTCAGGTCGTCGAGGCTTGCGCCCTCGTACCCCTGGGCCCAGAAGACCTGCACCGCTCGTTCGAGGGCTTCGTCGGCGTCGAACGCCCGGGGCCGACCGATCCGTTTGCTCTCCACGGCCCTAGACTACCTCCTCGGTACTGATCGGTTCCGAAGTGCTACGCTCCTGTTCGGTACCGAATGATACCGAAGTAAGGGGAGGTAGAACCGTGCAGCAGGTTGTTCTCATCACCGGCGGGACGTCGGGCATCGGCCGGGGTCTGGCGGAGGCCTTCCTGGCCGAAGGTGCTTCCGTGGCGGTGTGCGGCCGCTCGGAGCCGGCGCTCGATCGCTTCAGCCGGGACCACCCGGAAGCGCTGGCTGTCCGGGCCGACGTGACCGTCCCCGAGGATCGAGCCGCTCTGCTGGAGGCGATCACCGCACGGTTCGGCCGGCTCGACATCCTGATCAACAACGCCGGTACGTTCGTCGAACGGGACTTCGCCGCGGACGACGCCACCCTGGCCCTCGACGAGGAGATCGACCTGAATCTCACGGCGCCCATCGAGCTGACCGGCGAGGTGTTGCGGCGCTGGCCGGCCCTGGAGGCGATCGTGTTCGTGACCTCCGGCTTCGCTCTGGTCTCTCCGACCCGCGCGCCGACCTACGGTGCCGTCAAGGCCGGACTGCACGGTTTCGCCGACGGGCTGCGCCGCCAGCTCGCACCCCGGGGCACCCACGTGCTCGAGCTGCTTCCCCCCACCACCGACACCCCGATGAACGCGGGCAAGACAGGCCCGATGATGTCACCGGCCGAGGTCGCGGCGGTGACGCTCAAAGCGCTGCGGCACCGCCGGCCGATGGCGCTGCCCGGTCAGACGAGGCTGATGCCGGCGATGCTGCGGCTCGCCCCACGGACCCTCGGGCGTATGGTCGCCAAACTTTAAGTTCGAGTGGCTCGGTGCAACCTGAGCCCTCACCGCTCCGGTCATGGTGAACGTGAGACAACGAAGAAGCTCGGGCGGACCCGAGCGCGACGCAGAGTTCCACGCCTTTGTCGCCGCACGGCGGGGCGCCATGCTCTACACCGCGCGGTTGCTGACCGCCGGTGACGCCCATCTGGCCGAGGATCTGGTGCAGACGGCGCTGACCAAGCTGTACGTGTCCTGGGCGTCCTACCGCCGGGCGGACAACCCGGAGGGGTACGTCCGCCGGACGCTGGTCAACGCCCTGACCGACGAGCGCAAGCGGGTCTGGCGGTTCGGTCGCCCGGTGGCCGAGGTCCCCGAGCCGTCGGCCCCGGGCGCGCCCACCTCCGACGGCGACCAGGAACTGTCCCAGGCGCTGCGGGCGCTGCCGCCCCGGATGCGTGCCGTGGTGATCTTCCGTTTTGTGCACGATCTCGACGTGGCGCAGACGGCGGAGGCGCTCGGCTGCTCGGCCGGCACGGTTAAGAGCCAGACCGCGCGGGCGCTCGACAAGTTGCGGGCCTCGCTACGGCTGCCCGCCACCTCGATCTTTTTCGAACACCAGCAGCAAGGAGCAGGACGATGAGTGATTTGCGTACCCGGATCGAGCAGCTCGGCGGTCCCATCGAGGCAGCCTCGGAGGACGCCATCGTGGCCGACATCGCCCGTGGCCGCCGCGCCGTGCGGCGTCGCCGGACCGTGACTGCCGCCGCCGGATCGGCTTTCGGCGTTGCCGCGATCGTGGCGGCCGTCTCCCTGGCCGGCACCGGCACGGGCCCCGGCGCGGGTCCCGCTGCGGCGCCCGTACCCGCAGTGGTCACGAATGCGGCCGGCAACCTGAAGCTGGTCGCCTATCGCGGTGACCAGTCCCGCTGGTTCACGATCGACAAGGTGCCCGAGGGCTTCTTCATCCAGCACGACTACTACGGCGGCCTCACCCTCGCCCCCGAGAAGGCCCGGAACCGCCCGGCCGGCATCAAGCCGTCGACACCGGCCGGTGAGCTCTACGACCCGCAGATCCTCACCGGCAAGATCGGCATCTACCTGGAGCTCGAGGAGTACCGCGGCGAGCTCTCCGGTGAAACTCTCACCGTCGCCGGCAAGCAGGCGATCCTGCACCCCCTCGAAGGAGGTACGCAGCAGCTGATCATCGCGGTCACCTCCCAGGTGTACGCGACGATCCAGGTCGACGTCCCGCTGAGCCGCGAGCAGATCCTCGAGCTCGGCGCCGGTCTGCACGTCCACCAGGACGCCGTCGACCGCATGGCCGCAGCGGCCGGCGTCGTCCCGGAGAAGATCAAGAAGTAGTCGCCGCTCAGATCAGCTGGGCAGCCAGCGCGCGGAACGCCTCGGAGGGAAACGCCGAGGCGTCTCCGCCGTTGAGGACCTGGATCGCCACCTCGTCCGCACCGGCCTGGAAGTGCTTGTTGATGCCGGCCGCGACCTGCTCGGGTGTGCCCCACGGGATGAGCGCGTCGACGAGGCGGTCGCTGCCGCCCCCGGCGAGGTCGTCGTCGGTCCAGCCGAAACGGCGCAGGTTGTTGGTGTAGTTCGGCAGGGCGAGGTAACCCGCCGTGTACTGCCGGGCGGTGGCCCGTGCGGCATCCGGGTCGGCCTCGAGAACCACGGCGACCTCCGGCGCCAGCAGCGGTCCCTCACCCAGGGCCGCACGCACCTCGGCGGTGTGCTCGACCGGAACGAAGTACGGGTGGGCGCCGGCCGACCGGTCGCGGGAGAGCGTCTGCATGCGCGGGCCGAGGGCGGCCAGGACGCGCCGCTCGGGGGCCAGTCCCGCCGCGTCGAGGGCGTCCAGATAACTGACCATCTTCGAGTACGGCTTGGTGTAATCGGTGCCGTCACCCTCGACGATCACGGCGTGGCTGGTCCCGAGGCCGAGCAGGAACCGGCCGGGGTGCGCCCGCTCCGCGTCCTGGGTGTACGCCGCCACCGCAGCCGGTGACGAGTGCCAGATGGACACGATCCCCGAGGCGACGCCGATGCGGCTGGTCCCGTCGAGGAGCTCGCGGTACCGCTGCGGGACGTCGGCGTCGAAACCGGCCGAGAACCAGATGCGGGCGTACCCGAGCTCCTCCAGCTCGGTCGCGGCCGCGACCGCCGCCTCAAGGCTCTCGCTACCGAGGAAAAAAGGTTGCCACACACTGACGAGTCGTTGGGTCATACCCGAACATTACGACCGATCGCCGCCGGGCCGGTCGACGGCAGGCCCTTCGACCGTACGCACGTGAGCACCGTCGCACTGCACGGCCAGCAGCAGACAGGACTGGGTCACCTCGCCGTCGACGAGCACCGTGCAGGCGCCGCACGTGCCGTCCGTGCAGCGCAGGTCGACGCCGGTTGCCCCGTAGACGCTGGTCAAGGCGTCGCCCAGGGACTGCCGGGGTTCGAGGTCGAGCTCGCGGCGGTCGTCGTTGACCGACAGTGTCACCCGCACGTCGATCACCATCCGTCGCGCGCCTGGGTCAGCGCACGGCGGGCCAGGACCTTCAGGGCGCGCCGCTGCCTGCGCTGGTCGGATTCGGACCCGGACGGGGCGGCGTCGAGAGTCGCGGCGGCCTCGGCGGCCTCGGTGATGGCGGCATCGCAGAAGGTCGAGCCGATCAGGACGTCCTCGGCGGCGCGCGCCCGGATCGGGCACGGCCCGGCGTTGACCAGGCCGATCGCCGCCGCGCTGACCAGCCCGTCCGTCACGGTCACCGCCGCCATGGCCGCGGCCTCGGCGAACTTCGCCTGGGGCAGCCGCTGCTCGGCAAAACCCGCACCCGTGCCGGCGGGCAGCAGGGGCAGACGCACCTCGGCCAGCAACTCCTCACGACGGCGCACGGTCGAGAACGGGCCCGTGAAGAACCGCTCCGCCGCCACGGTCCGGCACCCGTCCGGTCCCACCAGGTCGAGCTCGGCCCCGAGAATCGTCGCCACGACCGGCCACTCGGCCGCCGGGTGCGCGTACGCAAGACTGCCGATCATCGTCCCCCGGGCCCGGATCGGCGGGTGTCCGATGTGGCTCACGACAACCCGCAGCAGGTTGCCCAGCCCACCGCCGACAGCGTCCGTCTCGAAGGTCCGGTGCCGCACCAGCGGCGCGACCCGCAGCATGCCGTCCGCCTCGACCAACCCCGCGAACTCGGCCACCCGGTTGATGTCGACCACCCGGTGACAGTGGCCGTCACGGTGGATCACGTCCAGAACCAGGCTCTGCCCACCGGCGAGCACCGAGGCGTCGCCGTCCGCAAGAGCATCCAGCGTTTCTTCCAAACTGCTAGCAGCGACGTAGTCCAAGGCCGCAGGCGTCATCGCAATGCTCCCACCCATCCGCGTCCGACACGCAAACCCGGCCATCGTGGAGCATCGGCCGGGCACCCGCCCGGCTACCCGTTACCCAAACGGCGAAACGTCACCTCATCGAGTGACGATCACGCCTCTCGTCATTAATATGAGCCGCACTCACTTCCTCAGGAGTTGCCATGGCTGCTTTGCCCGGTTTTCCGTCGAGCTTCGTGTGGGGCGTTTCCACTGCGGCGTACCAGATCGAGGGTGCTGTGGGGGAGGACGGGCGGGGCAGGTCGATCTGGGACACCTTTGCCCACACGCCGGGGCGGGTTCGCAACGGTGACACCGGTGATGTCGCCTGCGATCACTATCATCGGTTCGCCGAGGATGTGGGGCTGATCGCGGAGCTGGGTGTCGACGCGTACCGGTTCTCGATCGCCTGGCCGCGCGTGCAGCCGGACGGGTCCGGGTCTTTCAACGCCAAGGGTCTGGACTTCTACGACCGGCTGGTCGACGAGCTCGGCGCCCGGGGGATCGCTGCGATGCCCACGTTGTTCCACTGGGATCTGCCCCAGGCGCTGGAGGACGGCGGCGGCTGGCTGAGCCGTGACACCAGTTACCGCTTCGCCGAGTACGCCGCCGCGGTCGTGGAGCGGCTCGGTGACCGGGTCAGCCGGTGGATCACGCTGAACGAGCCGATCGTCCACATGGCCGAGGGGTACGCCTTCGGTACGCACGCCCCGGGCCGGGAGCTGATGTTCGACGCGCTGCCGGTGGCGCACCACCAGCTGCTCGGGCACGGTCTGGCGGTGCGGGCGTTACGGGCCGGCGGCGCGACCGAAATCATGATCACCAACAACTGCACGCCGGTGATCCCCGCGAGTGAGTCGGAAGCGGACCTGGCCGCCGCGGCGGTCTACGACGGCTTCCACAACCGGCTGTTCCTGGACCCGGTGCTGCTCGGCGGGAGCCCGCTGACTGACGGCGCGCCCTTCGTCCTGGACGGCGACCGGGAGATCATCGCGACGCCGCTGGACGCGCTGGGGATCAACTACTACAACCCGACCAGGGTCGCCGCGGCGCCGGAAGGGTCGCCGCTGCCGTTCGAGATGGTCCCGATCGAGGGGGTACCGACCACGGCGTTCGGCTGGCCGGTCGTTCCCGACGGCCTGCGAGGCCTGCTGGTCGGGCTGCTCGACCGGTACGCCGATGCGCTCCCACCGATCTACATCACCGAGAGCGGCTGTTCCACCGTCGACGAGGTCACCGCGGACGGGCGCATCCACGACACCGCCCGCATCGACTACCTCGACGGGCACCTGCGGGCGCTGCACCAGGCGATCGAGGAGGGTGTCGACGTCCGCGGCTACTTCGTCTGGTCGCTGCTGGACAACTTCGAGTGGGCCGAGGGCTACGACCAGCGGTTCGGGCTCGTGCGCGTCGACTTCGACACTCAGCTGCGTACCCGGAAGGACTCTTTCTCCTGGTTGCGGACCGCCCTGAGTGACCGGAGATGACCACGACGGCGCAGCCGGAGCGGGTCGGCCGGAGCTGGATCGGTCTGCTGTCGCTGGCCAACCTCGGGTTGTGGATGGGCTATTTCGGTCCGTTGCAGGTGCTGCTGCCCAACCAGGCGCAGGACCTGGCCGGTGTGGACAAGACGACCGCGCTGGGCATCATCACCGGTGCCGGCGCGCTGGTCGCCGTGCTGGTCGGCCCGATCGCCGGTGCGCTGTCGGACGCGACGACGGCCCGGTCCGGGCGGCGGCACACCTGGATCGTGGCCGGCGCCCTGCTCGGCTGCGCGGGGCTGGCGCTGCTCTCCGGCCAGCGCACCCTGATCGGGCTGACTCTGGCCTGGTGTGTCGCGCAGGCGGGTCTCAACACCCTGCAGGCCGGCCTCACTGCGATCGTCCCGGACCGCACCCCTGTACGCCAGCGGGGCCTGGTCTCCGGGTGGGTGGGTCTGACGCAGTCGATCGGCGTGGTGGTCGGGGTCCTGCTGGTCACGGTGGTGGCCGGCGGCTACTTCCTGATCGCCGTGCTGGTGGCGCTCACCGTGCTGCCGTTCGTGCTGGCCACACCCGATCCGGCGGTCGGGGCGGGCGCCGCCCCGCGGGTCACCCTGCGCAGACTGGCCGGTGTCTTCCGCTTCGACCCGCGGGCGCATCCGGACTTCGCGTGGGCCTGGGCCACCCGTTTCCTGGTCCAGCTCGGCAACGCCATGGCCACGCTGTACCTGCTCTACTTCCTGCGCGACCGGGTGCACCACGGCAACCCGGAGGACGGCCTGCTGCTGCTGATCCTGGTCTACACCGCAACGACGGTGCTGACCGTGGTGATCGGTGGTGTCGTCTCCGACCGGACCGGCCGGCGTAAACCATCGGTGATCCTCTCCGGCTACGTCATGGCGGCCGCCGCCGGGCTGCTCGCCCTCTGGCCGACGTGGACCGGAGCCCTGATCGCCGCGGCCGTGCTGGGGCTCGGCTTCGGCGTCTACCTGTCGGTCGACCAGGCGCTGATCACCCAGGTGCTGCCGGCCGAGCAGGACCACGCGAAGGACCTGGGCATCATCAACATCGCCAACTCGGCGCCGCAGGTGCTCGGCCCGGCCCTGGCCTTCCCGATCGTGGCCTACCTCGGCGGATACACGGTGCTCTACCTGGTGGTCGCGGCGGTGACGGTGCTCGGCTCGGTGCTGGTCACCCGCATCCGGTCGGTCGCCTGAGACCCCTAACGCTTGCAATGCGGGGCCAGGTGCGACAGCACCCTCTTCCACATGGGCTCGAGCAGGTCCGGTCCGCCTTGCGGGTTGGCCTCCAGCCGCGCGTCGTCAAGTCGCTGCTGCCACCACCGTCCGGTCCGGGCGCCCGTCGCCTCGTCCCGGGCGGCGAACAGCAGCAGGGTTTTGGCGCTCACCCCGGACAGCTCGATCGTTTCGTCCGGTGGAATCGGTGTCGAGATCAGCACGAGCCGATCGACGATCCCGGCGTGACGCTCGGCAAAGGCCAGCGCGTCCAGTCCGGCACCTGAGGTTCCCACGACCCCGACCGGCCCTGGGTGATCGACAGGGAGGCCGTCGCCGACGGCCAGAGTGATGCCGCGGGCCCAGGTCAGCTCGGGCCCCGGATCCCGGTCCGCGCCGAACAGCAGCACCAGCCGGTCACCGTTGCCCTCCACCAAGGTTCGCACCGCCGCAGGCTAACAACGGGGTACGACGTCCTACTCGACGGCGGCGTAGCCCCAGAACGTCTGCTCGGTGAGGGGTGCGGCTGACGGGTCCTGAGGGGGAGAAGCCTTCGTTCCCCGCCGGCGAGCGTTGATGTC
Protein-coding regions in this window:
- a CDS encoding MFS transporter — its product is MTTTAQPERVGRSWIGLLSLANLGLWMGYFGPLQVLLPNQAQDLAGVDKTTALGIITGAGALVAVLVGPIAGALSDATTARSGRRHTWIVAGALLGCAGLALLSGQRTLIGLTLAWCVAQAGLNTLQAGLTAIVPDRTPVRQRGLVSGWVGLTQSIGVVVGVLLVTVVAGGYFLIAVLVALTVLPFVLATPDPAVGAGAAPRVTLRRLAGVFRFDPRAHPDFAWAWATRFLVQLGNAMATLYLLYFLRDRVHHGNPEDGLLLLILVYTATTVLTVVIGGVVSDRTGRRKPSVILSGYVMAAAAGLLALWPTWTGALIAAAVLGLGFGVYLSVDQALITQVLPAEQDHAKDLGIINIANSAPQVLGPALAFPIVAYLGGYTVLYLVVAAVTVLGSVLVTRIRSVA
- a CDS encoding TetR/AcrR family transcriptional regulator encodes the protein MESKRIGRPRAFDADEALERAVQVFWAQGYEGASLDDLTDAMGITRTSMYRAFGNKESLFRQALARYTEGPASYFAQALRQPTAREVATTFLHGAVRASTGADCPAGCLGVQGALATGESGRQARDILTAWRESGTAHLRDRFQRAVDDGDLPAGADPGLLARYLMTVGNGIAVQAAGGTTRDELQLVADLTLLSWPPVGA
- a CDS encoding FAD binding domain-containing protein gives rise to the protein MTPAALDYVAASSLEETLDALADGDASVLAGGQSLVLDVIHRDGHCHRVVDINRVAEFAGLVEADGMLRVAPLVRHRTFETDAVGGGLGNLLRVVVSHIGHPPIRARGTMIGSLAYAHPAAEWPVVATILGAELDLVGPDGCRTVAAERFFTGPFSTVRRREELLAEVRLPLLPAGTGAGFAEQRLPQAKFAEAAAMAAVTVTDGLVSAAAIGLVNAGPCPIRARAAEDVLIGSTFCDAAITEAAEAAATLDAAPSGSESDQRRQRRALKVLARRALTQARDGW
- a CDS encoding CGNR zinc finger domain-containing protein, producing MAGESEPRLVRLMNTIWADRRGVHDSLSTPGELAQWLSATGLTAGESSATAAHLEAAVTLRDALRRLAALKTEDTRPAAASAMQDVETAVAAVNNAAALIPVQPALGLSGGKLHLRPREAPADAGAALTVVAVEAIDLLTGPDGVLNACHAPGCVLYFVKDHPRREWCSTACGNRARAARHYERHRPASAR
- a CDS encoding alpha/beta fold hydrolase, with the translated sequence MRTLVEGNGDRLVLLFGADRDPGPELTWARGITLAVGDGLPVDHPGPVGVVGTSGAGLDALAFAERHAGIVDRLVLISTPIPPDETIELSGVSAKTLLLFAARDEATGARTGRWWQQRLDDARLEANPQGGPDLLEPMWKRVLSHLAPHCKR
- a CDS encoding SigE family RNA polymerase sigma factor; its protein translation is MRQRRSSGGPERDAEFHAFVAARRGAMLYTARLLTAGDAHLAEDLVQTALTKLYVSWASYRRADNPEGYVRRTLVNALTDERKRVWRFGRPVAEVPEPSAPGAPTSDGDQELSQALRALPPRMRAVVIFRFVHDLDVAQTAEALGCSAGTVKSQTARALDKLRASLRLPATSIFFEHQQQGAGR
- a CDS encoding TIGR03620 family F420-dependent LLM class oxidoreductase; this translates as MTQRLVSVWQPFFLGSESLEAAVAAATELEELGYARIWFSAGFDADVPQRYRELLDGTSRIGVASGIVSIWHSSPAAVAAYTQDAERAHPGRFLLGLGTSHAVIVEGDGTDYTKPYSKMVSYLDALDAAGLAPERRVLAALGPRMQTLSRDRSAGAHPYFVPVEHTAEVRAALGEGPLLAPEVAVVLEADPDAARATARQYTAGYLALPNYTNNLRRFGWTDDDLAGGGSDRLVDALIPWGTPEQVAAGINKHFQAGADEVAIQVLNGGDASAFPSEAFRALAAQLI
- a CDS encoding SDR family NAD(P)-dependent oxidoreductase, whose translation is MQQVVLITGGTSGIGRGLAEAFLAEGASVAVCGRSEPALDRFSRDHPEALAVRADVTVPEDRAALLEAITARFGRLDILINNAGTFVERDFAADDATLALDEEIDLNLTAPIELTGEVLRRWPALEAIVFVTSGFALVSPTRAPTYGAVKAGLHGFADGLRRQLAPRGTHVLELLPPTTDTPMNAGKTGPMMSPAEVAAVTLKALRHRRPMALPGQTRLMPAMLRLAPRTLGRMVAKL
- a CDS encoding TetR/AcrR family transcriptional regulator — its product is MGRWEPDTRGRLLHAALELFADQGYDATTAAQIAERAGLTKTTLFRHFADKREVLFQGQPALVAVAIAGVESAPEGATALDLLRAGLLALCEAHVPEQQEIGRQIDRLIAASPELKERAIFKRSAIAAALETTLATRLGDRRLAGVLADLGVRAYYEGFSLWSDTRRDDKLADVVADELAAYESVLPQVTGR
- a CDS encoding 2Fe-2S iron-sulfur cluster-binding protein, with protein sequence MRVTLSVNDDRRELDLEPRQSLGDALTSVYGATGVDLRCTDGTCGACTVLVDGEVTQSCLLLAVQCDGAHVRTVEGPAVDRPGGDRS
- a CDS encoding SDR family oxidoreductase, yielding MRVFITGASGWIGSALTRELLAAGHEVTGLVRSDTSADKVRAAGGTPVRGDMHDHDLLVAEATKADATAHLAFTINFDEFDETIANEVSLIGRIGDAIEGTGKAFFAASGTPTSLGQIATEQDALDPEGPAGARSRTAAAVLALSDRGIRSGLVRMPRTVHGQGDRNGLIAALVGLDRQLGTAAYVGDGRNRWPAVHISDAGRLFLLALEKAPAGAVLHAVGEEGVPMREVAEVIARKTGLPAAPVDPAQLGIFGALLGGDQPASSTATQQLVGWKPTGPTLLDDLEAGYYTS
- a CDS encoding GH1 family beta-glucosidase, producing MAALPGFPSSFVWGVSTAAYQIEGAVGEDGRGRSIWDTFAHTPGRVRNGDTGDVACDHYHRFAEDVGLIAELGVDAYRFSIAWPRVQPDGSGSFNAKGLDFYDRLVDELGARGIAAMPTLFHWDLPQALEDGGGWLSRDTSYRFAEYAAAVVERLGDRVSRWITLNEPIVHMAEGYAFGTHAPGRELMFDALPVAHHQLLGHGLAVRALRAGGATEIMITNNCTPVIPASESEADLAAAAVYDGFHNRLFLDPVLLGGSPLTDGAPFVLDGDREIIATPLDALGINYYNPTRVAAAPEGSPLPFEMVPIEGVPTTAFGWPVVPDGLRGLLVGLLDRYADALPPIYITESGCSTVDEVTADGRIHDTARIDYLDGHLRALHQAIEEGVDVRGYFVWSLLDNFEWAEGYDQRFGLVRVDFDTQLRTRKDSFSWLRTALSDRR